ACCACCCTTCAAGCTGCGGAACAAAACCGTCTTCAATCGGCAGCCCGTAGCCCTGCGTCAATGAATCCCCCAACGCCGCAATCGTCACAGTTTCCGCCTGTGCGGTTCCGACTGCTAAAATCATCCCCAAACAAAGGTTGCGGACGCAGCGAAATACCCCATATCCAAAGGATGTGATTTCACCAAAGGCCGCCCCAATGACAGATGCCCTTACTCTCACCGATGTTTCCCTATCGCTCAGTGGCAATGCCGGAACAGTCGACATCTTGCACGACATCTCACTGTCAGTCGCTACAGGGGAAACTCTGGGGTTGGTCGGGCCAAGTGGGTCTGGCAAATCGTCTCTCCTGATGCTGATGGGCGGGCTGGAAACCGCTACGTCTGGTTCAATTGCTGCGCTCGGTACAGACATCACATCTTTAGGTGAAGATAACCTTGCGCGCTTTCGTAGGGATAATATGGGGGTGGTGTTCCAGTCTTTCCACCTCATTCCTACAATGACCGCCCTTGAAAACGTCGCGACCCCGCTGGAACTCGCTGGCGTGCGCGATGCTTATGCGCGTGCCGCCGCGGAACTGGATGCCGTTGGCCTCGCTAATCGCGCCGATCACTATCCTGCGCAAATGTCAGGTGGTGAGCAACAACGCGTCGCCCTCGCCCGTGCGTCCGTAACCCGCCCCAAGCTGCTTTTGGCGGATGAACCCACCGGTAACCTCGACGAAACCAACGGCGCGGCAATCATCGACATGCTGTTTGGCTTGCGCGAACAACACGGCGCAACCTTGATCATGGTGACCCATTCCAACGAACTTGCGGCACGCTGTGATCGCGTGATCCGCCTTCGGGATGGTCGCATCGACACCGTAAAGGCCGCAGCTGAATGATGTCAGCGCAATTTAAACTCGCATGGACCTTCGCAAAACGCGAACTACGCGGTGGCTTGCACGGCTTTCGCATCTTCCTCGCCTGTCTCGCGCTTGGCGTGGCTGCCATCGCCGCTGTCGGAACCGTTCGCGCCTCTATCCAATCGGGCCTTGAAACCGAAGGTGCCGCCCTCCTAGGCGGCGATGCCGTCGTACGCTTCACCTACCGCTTTGCCAATGACGACGAACGCACATGGATGTCCTCCATCGCCAGCCGAGTGTCAGAAACCACCGATTTCCGTTCAATGGTCGTGGTTAACCGCGCCGAGGTCGAACGCGGCCTCACCCAAGTCCAAGCCGTTGATGACCTCTACCCACTTATCGGCGAAACCACCCTCGACCCGCCCATGCCCCTCGCCCAAGCCTTCGCTGGCACTGACACTTTCCCCGGCGGCGTTCTTGAGCGCGTCCTTGCTGACCGCCTCGGGCTTAGCGCTGGCGATACCTTCAACTTGGGCGACCA
This Octadecabacter temperatus DNA region includes the following protein-coding sequences:
- a CDS encoding ABC transporter ATP-binding protein, with translation MTDALTLTDVSLSLSGNAGTVDILHDISLSVATGETLGLVGPSGSGKSSLLMLMGGLETATSGSIAALGTDITSLGEDNLARFRRDNMGVVFQSFHLIPTMTALENVATPLELAGVRDAYARAAAELDAVGLANRADHYPAQMSGGEQQRVALARASVTRPKLLLADEPTGNLDETNGAAIIDMLFGLREQHGATLIMVTHSNELAARCDRVIRLRDGRIDTVKAAAE